The region CAAATTCTAAATCAAAACAATGAAAAATATATTTAAAGCCTTTTTAGGTTTAACAATAGCTGTAACAACACTTTCCTCTTGTGAAAGAGATACAACATTGCTAAATAATGATGGTAAACACCCATCTGATTTAAGTTCTGGAGTATTACTGTCAATGGGGCAAAATCAACAATTTTATAATATAGATAACCCAAGTGTTAACGCAAATAATTATAGATTCTTTGTTCAGCAATGGTCTGAAACAACTTATACTGATGAGGTAAACTATAACTTGATCACAAGAAATCAGCCTAGGTTTCATTTCAACAGAATGTATGTTTATAGTTTAAATAACTTCAAGAAAGCACAAGATGCTTTAGCTACGGAAGTGAATGATCCTGGTGTTGCTGCAAATAAATGGGTAACAAATGAGATTTCTTCTATTTTCGTTTGGGAAAATATTGTAGATACTTGGGGAGATGTTCCTTATACTGAAGCTTTGGCAGCTGTAAATGGTGGTTTTGCACCAAAATATGATGATGCAAAAACCATTTATGCTGATTTATTAAAAAGAATCGATGCTGCAATTGCTAAAATCAATCCTTCTGCAAAAGGATATGAAGTGAATGATATCGTTTACAAGGGTGATATGTCCAAGTGGAAGAAATTAGCCAATTCTGTTAAATTAAGATTAGCATTGAATCTTTCAGATGTGGATCCTGTTACTGCAAAAGCTGCAGCAGAGTCAGCTATTGCTTCTGGAGTTATGACTTCAACTGCAGATTCTTATTCTTTTGTTTATGATGGAGTAACATTTACCAATCCTGTTTTTGACAACTTAGTAGCTTCTAATCGTGATGACTTTGTTCCTTCAAATATATTAGTAGATTTTATGAATACTAATAATGACCCAAGAAGAGATGTATGGTTTACAAAAACAAAAGATGGTAAATATCTAGGTGGTGTTTATGGGGTTAAAAATACATACGGGAACTATTCTCATGTAGCGGACAGCTTTAAAAAAACAATAACTCCATCCAACTTGCTAAGCTATTCAGAAGTTCTGTTTATGAAGGCTGAAGGTGCAGCAAGAGGATTCAATATGGGAGATACTGCGGCAGGTTTATATGCAGCAGCAATTACGGAATCTATGACAGAGTATGGAGTAGATGCTACGAAAGCGGCAGCATATATTGCATCACGTCCATATGATGCAACGAACTGGAAAAAATCTATTGGAGAAGAATCATGGATTGCTATGTACAACAGAGCCTTTGCAGCGTGGAATTTTATAAGAAGATTGGATAATCCTATTCTTAAAAATCCAACTAACTCTAATACTAAAGGAGTTCCGGTAAGAATGATTTATTCAAGTGATGAGTATACACAGAATGAAAAAAATGTTAAAGCAGCAGCTGCTAAGATTGGCGGAGATGATGTAACGACTAAACTTTTCTGGGATAAAAACTAAAATTTATTTCAAACAATATTTAAACCGCCTTCGGGCGGTTTTTTATTTCGTAAATTTGCAGCTACAACTATTTTAAGAATGGAGATAAAAAAACAGATTCAGGATCAGATTACTGAGATTATTCAGCAGAAATACCAGTTAGAAGGTATTGCACTAGAAGTTCAGCAAAACAAAACCGATTTTGAAGGAGATTTCACTGTAGTGATTTTTCCGCTTGTAAAGCAGGCGAGGAAAAGTCCGGATGCATTGGGACAGGAATTGGGTGAAGAACTTATAGCAGCTACTGATTATATCAGGTCTTATCAGGTCGTGAAAGGATTCTTAAATCTTTCTCTGAAGAATGATTTTTTTATCAGTCAGGCTAAAAATTTAGGAACCGATTTGGGTAACCTTCCGGAAAAAAAGGAAACTATTATGGTAGAATATTCCTCCCCAAATACCAACAAACCTTTGCATTTAGGACACGTAAGAAATAACCTTTTAGGTTATTCCGTTGCACAAATACTGAAAGCTGCAGGTTACAATGTGATCAAAACTCAGATTATCAATGACCGTGGTATTCATATTTGTAAATCCATGTTGGCGTGGGAGAAATTCGGGAATGGTGAGACTCCTGAATCAACGGGGTTAAAGGGTGATAAACTAGTTGGTAATTATTATGTAAGATTCGATCAGGAATATAAAAAGCAGATTGAGGAACTAAAAGCTCAGGGACTAACAGAAGAGGAGGCTAAAAAGCAGGCTCCAATAATACTGGAAGCTCAGAAAATGCTATTAGACTGGGAAAATGGTGATGAAAAAGTACGTCAGCTTTGGGAAATGATGAATGGCTGGGTATATAAAGGTTTCAATGCAAGTTATGCTCGTATGGGGGTTGATTTTGATCAGCGTCAGTATGAAAGCAATACCTATATTTTAGGAAAAGATTTGATCCAGGAGGGACTGGATAAAGGCGTTTTATTCCGTAAAGATGACGGTTCCGTATGGATAGATCTTACAGAAGATGGTCTTGATCAGAAATTATTACTACGTTCCGACGGAACTTCTGTATATATGACTCAGGATCTCGGAACAGCAGTAGAGCGTTTTAAAGATAATGATATTCAGCAATTAATTTATACGGTAGGAAATGAGCAGGATTATCACTTCCAGGTATTATTTTTAGTACTTAAAAAGCTTGGATATTCATGGGCAGATCATTTACATCATTTATCTTACGGAATGGTGGAACTTCCTAATGGAAAAATGAAATCCCGTGAAGGAACTGTTGTTGATGCTGATGAATTAATGGAGGAAATGTATCTGACAGCAAAAGAAAAAGCTCAGGAACTAGGCAAGATGGAAAGTCTTACAGAAGAGGAAAAAGAGAAATCTTACGAAACGGTAGGCCTTGGTGCTTTGAAGTATTATATTCTGAAGATTGACCCAAAGAAAAAAATATTATTTAATCCGGCTGAAAGTATTGATTTCAATGGAAATACAGGACCTTTTATCCAGTATACTTATGCGAGAATTCAATCACTATTGAACAGAGCAGAATATAAAGAAGGTAATATTTCGGAGGACTATCAATTAAATGCTTCTGAAAAAGAATTATTGGTTATGGCTTCTCAGTTTAATGAAGTAATTGCTAAAGCTGCTGAAACATTAAGCCCTGCACAAGTAGCAAACTATGTTTATGATTTAGTGAAATCTTATAATTCTTTCTATCAGAATAATCCTATTCTTAATCAGGATGATGAAGATGCGAAACAACTTCGTCTTAAACTTTCCAAAGTAACCGGAAATATTATTCAGAAAGCTTTAGATCTTTTAGGAATAGGAACAGTCAACAGAATGTAATTTCCTAGATTTGAAATATAAAAACCTGCTAAAAAAGCAGGTTTTTTAGTTTTTATTTTGCTTTATTGGGACCTAATAAGAATTCTTTTGGGTGTTTCTTACCCAGAAGATGAGCTGTAAAATAATCCCAACGGCGTCTCATCATATAGTAGGTGTGTTCTCCAAAACCATGAGCACTGTTAGGGAAGGCAATGAAATCATAATCTTTATTTGCTTTTTCCAAAGCTTCAATTACCAAAAGAGCATTGTACGGAGGTACATTATCATCCATCATACCATGTGCAATAAGTAACTTGCCTTTCAGATTTTTAGCATAAAGCTGATTAGCCTGCGATGCATAATCCGAATTTTCTACAAGTCCGTTATACCTTTCACCCCAGTCATCTTCATAGTTACGGTTATCATGATTACCCGATTCTGAGATACCCACTTTAAAGAAATCCGGATATCTGAACATAGCTGCAGCAGTTGCAAAGCCTCCGCCTGAATGCCCCCAGATACCCACTTTATCCACATCTATAGGATATGTTGCTGCAAGTTGTTTAATGGCAGCGATTTGGTCAGGTAAAGTATTGATAGACATATTTCCATAGCTCATATCATGAAATGACTTTGAACGATATGGATTGCTGGTCCCTTCCAAAACTAAAACATAGGCACCTAGTTCAGCAAGGGCATTGTTATCGCCCTTCGATGCAGTGAAAGCCCAGCTTCCTACACTTCCGCCTTGTGGTCCCGGATAGATATAGTCAATTATCGGATATTTCTTACCTGCAACAATATGAGCAGGTTGGAAAAGAAGACCATAAACATCCGTAACACCATCGCCTGCTTTTAGCTTTACAGGTGTGGGAGCCTTCCATCCGGTAGCTTCCAAAGCTGTAAGATCAGCTTTCTCCAAATCCATAACTTTTGTACCATCCAGTTTTTTAACTAAAGAAACCGGTGCTACATTAGGTTGTGAATATTGATCTATGAAATGAGTGCCATCAGGTGAAAGCGTAATCTGATGGGTGCCTGTTTCCGGAGTCAGATTTTTGAAATTTTTCCCGGAAAAGTCTACAGAGCAAAGAGAAATAAAATAGGGATTTTCCTTTTGTAAACCTGCAGCCGTAAAGTATAATTTCCGGTTCTTTTCGTCTACTTTTAACAGATTAGCAACAAGCCAGTCTCCTTTAGTAATCTGATGTTTTACTTTTCCTGTTTTAGCATCATATAGATAAAGGTGTCCCCAATTATCTCTTTCGGAGTACCATAATACTTCATTTGTTGCAGGTAAATAACGCCAGTTAATTGCATTACGTCCGGATTCAAATTGAGTAGCAACAGTTTCTTCAAAAACTTCACGAATGGAACCGTCTTTTGCATTGGCGATCCTGAATTTTGCATTCTTGTGATCTCTGGAGCTGGATACAAAAGCTACTTCAGATCCGTCCGGATTCCAGTCGATATCGTCGAAAGTTCCGCTAGAAGCGATATCATCACTTAGTGTGCCTCTGTGGAAATCGGGCTTCATTTTGAAACGAACTAAATTGCCGTTTTCGGTATCTATAACGACTCTGTGTAACATCGGAAGGATTGTATCACCAGGTAATGGATATTTCCATGCTTTTAATTGTGGATGTCCGACATTAGTAGTTACCAGATACATTTCACCTACATTTCTTTCATCCATCTGAAAAGTAGTAATCTTTTTAGAATCTGGTGACCATCTTAGGATAGGGGCATCACTGTGTTTCCAGCCAGCATTATCTGTCGCATATCCAAAATCTTTTATTCCGTCAGTAGTCAGCTGTTTTTTTTCATGAGTAGTTGTATCCTCTATCCACAGATTATAATTATCGATATAAGCCAGCTTCTTCCCATCAGGAGAGATAACGCCAGGTTTATTATTTTTCCTTTGTGGCGGTGTAATTGGAGAGCTGGAATTTTTTGTATTTGTCTGAACAGGAGTTTCAGTCTTAGCCTTTTTCTCAAGAGTTACATAAACATTGGTAAGCTCTCCTGCTGATGAGGTTTTGTTATATTTAAAACCTTTGCTGTCTTTATCCCATATCAGGCCATTCATTACATTTCGGACCAGGGGAGCGGTTTTGTAAAACAACCTGCTTTCAGCCCTTTTATAATCTGCAACAGTAACAGAATCCTGAGCATGAAATAAAGAAACAGATACAGACCCTAATGCAATCAGAGCCAATTTTGAATACTTCATATTATTACTAGTTAATTAGAATAACAAATATCGTAATATGAATGCTAATAAATTAATAAAAAAGACAGTGAATTGATATTAATTAGTCCTCATGACTATTTGTACCATATTTTCCCTGTTTTACTTTACTCAGTAATTCCAATTCAATTCTTATCTTTAAACTATGAAAACAGGTTTACTCACATTATCTTTTATTATTTTCAGTAGTTATTATCATGCACAAATAAAACCTTCACCAAAGGTTGAGTCCGGCGTATCCTATGAATTAGCTCAGTTTAGAAAAAGCACACTGAGCAATATTAAATACGAGTTAGACCTGGATATTCCTGAAAGTAAAACCGACAGAATTTCGGGAACGGAAAATTTGACTTTTAATTATAAAAAACGGAGTGATGTACCATTGCAGATTGATTTTAAAGAAAATGCAGCCTCTTTGTTGTCTGTATCGGTGAATGGACAGGCGATAAAGCCTGTTCTTGAAAATGAACATATTTTAATAGATCAGAAATATCTGAAATCAGAACATAACCAGGTTACTTTTAAATTCTTAGCAGGTAATTCGGCACTGAACAGACGCGATGGATATTTATACACTCTATTTGTTCCGGACCGTGCGAGGACTATGTTTCCGTGTTTCGATCAGCCTAATCTGAAGGCAAATTATTCTTTAACACTAACAATCCCTGAAAAGTGGAATGCCATGGCCAATGGAGTGTTGAAAGAAACAACTGTAAAGCAAGGACGAAAAAAAATGATTTTTGCGCAATCAGATTTATTACCGACATATCTGTTTTCTTTTGCTGCCGGAGATTTTAAATATTTTAAAGAAAAAATAGGCTTAGAGGATGCAGGGATGCTATATCGTGAAACAGATACTATAAAGATTAAGAATAGTATGGATTCTATTTATAATCTTTACAGAAATTCACTTGCATACTATGAAAAATGGACAGGTATTCCGCATCCTTTCCAAAAACATGGGTTGGTTGTTGTTCCTGATTTCCAATTTGGAGGCATGGAACATCCGGGAGCTATCCTGTTTCAAAACTCTACTTTATTTTTAGATAAAAATGCAACGCAAAGTCAGTTGAATAATCGTTCTAATCTTCTCGCTCATGAAGTCGCCCATCTGTGGTTTGGGGACATGGTTACCATGGATTGGTTTAATGATGTATGGACAAAAGAAGTTTTTGCCAACTTTATGGCAGATAAAAGTACAGGAGCTTCTTCAGATAAGAGTGTTTATGATCTGAAATTTCTGACAACACACTTTCCTGCTGCATATTCTGTAGACCGTACTATAGGAGCTAATCCTATCCGTCAGGTTCTGGATAATCTGCAAAATGCGGGAATGATGTATGGTCCGATTATTTATAATAAAGCGCCTATTATGATGCGTCAGTTGGAATTACTGATTGGTGAAGAAAATTTCAGAAAAGGAATTAGTGAATACCTGAAAAAATACGCTTATAGCAATGCTACATGGCCTGATCTTATTACAATTCTGGATAATCAGACACCCGAAGACCTGCAAAGTTGGAATAAAGTATGGGTGAATGAGCCCGGGAGACCAATAATCGATTATACAATAAAATATAAAGGAAATAAGATCGAGAATTTCAAAATTTCTCAGCATCCGGAGCATGGAGATACTCAGAAACTCTGGCCACAAGAATTTCAGATTAGTTTATTTTATCCTGATAAAATTGAAAAAGTTGATGTAAGGTTTTCCGAAAAGCAGCAGGATATACCTGAACTAAAAGGAAGGCAGAAACCTTTATTTGTTCTTCAAAATTCATCGGGAATAGGCTACGGAGTGTTCAATGTGGATAATGATTTAATAAGCGGCTTTTCATTGATAAAAGATCCTGTGAGCAGAGCCAGTGCTTATATCTCATTGTATGAAAATATGCTGGGTGGATCAGGTATTACGCCACAAGAATTATTGCACTTTTTTGCAGGGCAACTACAAAAGGAAAGTACTGAACTTAACCTAAGACTTATCACAGGTTATATTTCCGGGATATATTGGGGATTTCTAACTGAAAGTATAAGAAATAAAGAATCTGAAAGTTTAGAAAATATTGTATGGAATGCCTTACAGAAACAGGCTGCGGTTAATAATAAAAAGAATTTGTTCGATTGCTATCAGGGAATTTTTCAGTCTAAGAAGGCATACGATAATTTGTATACAATATGGAAATCACAGACTGCACCACAAAGTATTACTTTAAATGATGAAGACTTTACAAGCCTTGCATTAGCTTTGTCATTACGAAATAATAACAATAACGATCTTTTACAGGAGCAATTAACCAGAATTAAAAATCCTGATCGAATTAACCGGTTCAAAATTATTATGAAGGCAGCTTCTTCGGATAAAAAGATTCGGGACGAATTTTTTAATAGTCTTGCAGAAAGGCAAAACAGATCCAACGAATCGGCTGTCGGTTCTGCACTAGGATATTTACATCATCCGTTAAGACAGCATACTTCTATTAATTATCTGCCGCAAACTTTAGAATTGTTGAAGGAAATACAGAAAACTGGAGATATCTTTTTCCCGGATAACTGGCTTCGTTCTACTTTTAGCAGCTACCAGAATCCTAAAGCACTTACTGTTGTCAATCAGTTTATTCAGCAAAATCCTGATTACAATTCAATTCTGAAGAATAAAATTTTACAGGCGACTGAAAACCTTAGAAGAGCTCAAAAACTGGTAAAATAAAAGTAATGTTGTCCTTTGCAAGAGATTGCTGTAAATTTGGATTATGAAGATTGATTTTTCAAAAAATATTAGTGCGGAGAACCTAAAACCTCAAAATGACTTTGATGAAAAAGTTGAAAACTTTTTAGAAGAATGGTTCTCAGATTCTGAAACAGTTGAAGTGCAGACTTCTGGTTCAACAGGGATTCCGAAAAAATTCCCAATTGAAAAATCCCGAATGCTGAGTTCTGCAGAAATGACCTGCAATTTTTTAAATCTGAAAGAAGGAGACTCTGCATTATTATGTCTTCCTGTAGAATATATCTCCGGCAAAATGATGGTTGTTCGGTCGGTGTTCAGAAAATTGAAACTTACGATTGCCGAGCCTAAATTGGATCCGCTTAAAGATATTGAAGAACCTACTCGCTTTTGTGCAATGACACCATTGCAGGTTGAGAATTCTCTGGATAAAATACATTTGATAGAGAATTTAATAATTGGTGGAGCAGCTGTATCTGAAAGTCTGAAGAAAAAGCTGATCGATATTTTAGAATGTAAACAGGCAGCATCCAAAGTTTATGAAACATATGGAATGTCTGAAACACTTTCTCATATTGGACTGAAACAGATTTATCCGGAAGGTGAAGATTATTTTACGCTTTTCGATGGTGTGGATATTTCTTTGGATGATCGTGGCTGTCTTCAGATTTTAGCACCTAAAATTAATGCTGAACTACTACAGACTAATGATATCGTTGACGTACTGAACCCTAAACAATTCAGGTTTTTAGGACGAGCGGATAATGTGATTAACTCCGGTGGAGCCAAAATATTTCCTGAGCAATTAGAAGCTCTGGTAAAAAAGCATATCTCTAATGAAGCAGTTTTTATGGGAATTCCGGATGAGGTACTAGGGCAGAAATTAATCTTGGTTATTGAGGCAGATGAAAACGAAATACTGAGATATCAGGTCCTGGATGTTAAATATGGAAAGCCTTTTCATAAACCCAAAGAAATTGTATTTGTATCTAAAATTCCAAGGACACCTAACGGTAAGGTAAACCGAGGGGAACTTCTGAAACTTATAACGAGATAGTCTTTTATCTTTGCTTTTGATTCTTGTATCTTTATAAAATGAAAGATTTCTCTTCAGAATTAAGCTTTAAAACTGCACGGAGTAGTGGAGCAGGAGGGCAGAATGTGAACAAAGTAGAAACCATGGTCACTGCCCGCTGGGCCATATGGGAGTCTAAATTCTTTTCGGATGAGGAGAAAAAACTGATTTTTGAAAAACTGAAAAATAAGATCAGCGCAGAAGGCTATTTACAAGTAAGTGCTCAGGAATCCCGCTCTCAGTTGGATAATAAAGAGAGGGCTATTCAAAAATTGCTGGAGTTGGTGGACAAAGCATTATTTGTACCTCAAAAAAGATTCAAAACAAAACCAACAAAGTCTTCTAAAGAAAAAAGGCTAAATCAGAAAAAACAGCATTCCGAGAAAAAGGAGAACCGAAAATTCAGAATGTAGAGACATAATAACAATCAGTATTTCACTGTCAAAATCTCAAATCCCAAACTTTATTTTTCCCTATCTTTGCAAAAATTAAATAATAAAAAAAATGAGCAATAGACCCATTTCTGATTTTATAGAAAAATATTATTTACACTTTAATGCAGCAGCTTTAGTAGATGCTTCTAAAGGTTATGTTGCCCACCTTAAAGATGGCGGGAAAATGATGATTACTTTAGCAGGCGCAATGTCTACTGCTGAGTTAGGTAAAATTTTAGCAGAAATGATCCGTCAGGATAAAGTAGCTATTATTTCTTGTACAGGGGCTAACCTTGAAGAAGATTTAATGAACCTTGTAGCACACTCTCACTACGAAAGAGTTCCTCACTACCGTGATCTTACTCCACAAGAAGAATGGGATCTTTTAGAAAGAGGTCTTAACCGTGTAACAGATACTTGTATTCCTGAAGAAGAAGCTTTCAGAAGATTACAAAAACATATTTACGAAATCTGGAAAGATGCAGAAGCTAAAGGAGAAAGATATTTTCCGCATGAATACATGTACAAAATGCTTCTTTCAGGTGTATTAGAGCAATACTATGAAATTCCTAAAGAAAATTCATGGATGCTTGCTGCAGCTGAGAAAAACCTACCAATTGTAGTACCGGGATGGGAAGATTCTACAATGGGTAACATCTTTGCATCGTACTGCATTAAAGGAGAATTAAAAGCTTCTACAATGAAGTCAGGTATTGAATATATGACTTACTTAGCAGACTGGTACAAAGGTAACAGTAGTGGAAAAGGAGTTGGATTTTTCCAGATTGGTGGAGGTATCGCAGGAGATTTCCCTATTTGTGTAGTTCCGATGATGTATCAGGATCTTGAAATGCACGATGTGCCTTTCTGGTCTTACTTCTGTCAGATTTCTGATTCTACAACATCTTATGGTTCTTATTCCGGAGCTGTTCCGAATGAGAAAATTACATGGGGTAAATTAGATATCCATACCCCTAAATTTATTGTGGAAAGTGATGCTACAATCTGTGCACCGCTAATGTTCACTTACATTCTTGAAAATTCTTAATAGAAACAGAATATAAATTTCTTAATAAAAGGCTTATTGGATAAGCCTTTTATTTTTACAATGCAGTCTCCAAACTCTGTTAAATACGATGCCCTTACAGGGATGCGTGCTATTGCTGCGATTATGGTATTTGTTTATCATAACCGCAAATACTGGCGCAATGATCTTCCATGGCCAGTCATGCGTTTTATTAGTGAATGGCATATTGGAGTAACTGTATTCTTTGTTCTAAGTGGTTTTCTGTTGGCTTATCGCTATCAGGATACACCGCTGGAAAACAAAAAAAGCTATCTGAAATATATTTTATTAAGGATTGCCCGAATATTTCCGTTGTACTGGATCTTGCTTAGTTTTTACTTTCTGGATACGGAATATTCTAAAAATGTGAACACCAATTTTCTCCAATATTCACTATTGTACTCTTTATTCGATCAGTATGTTCTTACGGGAATTGTGCAAGCGTGGTCACTCAGTGTGGAATTCTTTTTTTACTTACTGTCACCGGTACTCTTTCTTTTACTAAAGAAAAATTGGCAGTATTGTATGTCATTGATGTTGGGGTTATTTTTTCTAAGTTGCGCTGTTGGCTATGGATTACATTGGTATAATGCAAATCCTAAAGGATTCTTGTATCCGCTGAATTTTATTATGAGTAATACTTTTTTCGGAAGAAGTACAGAATTCTTTTTCGGAATGTTATTAGCTTATATGCTGAAGCAGGAAAGTAAAGTAAGTACATTGTTGAAGCTAAAGAATCCTACATTGTACGGAGGGCTTTTAATACTGGTGTTTACAATTGCTATTGCTTTTTTTGCCAGAAATAATTTTGTGCATGGAGTGGAACGTTGGGAAGGCAGATTAATTCATGAATTGTTTCTTCCTCCTGCTATAGCATTATTCTTTTGGGGATTAATGTCTGAAAAAACATGGGTATCCAGATTTTTATCCACAAAGTTTCTGGTTCTTTTGGGAAATGCCTCTTTTGTTTTTTATCTTATCCACATCAGTTACTTTAATCTAAAACTTAAATCCTATCTATACTTACCCGATCGCAATTTTGTATTGCTTTGGATTTGCTCTATCATAATCTATCTATGGATAGAGAAACCTCTTTACAAGCTGTGCAGAAATCTTATTGCTAAAATTTAGTTATCCACATAATACTTCGGGGCTGTTTTCTTTAGGATAAAGAAATAGACTATTGACAATTCGTGAATAACTACTAACTTTAACTTCTATATGAAGGAAAAAGTATTAATGAACTGGAGCGGAGGAAAGGACTCCGCAATGGCACTTTATAATATACTCAATAACAAAAACTATAAGGTTGAAGGCTTGCTTACCTCCGTTAATGCTGCTAATCAGAGAATTTCTATGCATGGCGTAAGCGGAGAAATGTTAGTAAAACAAGCTGAAAGTATAGGTTTACCACTTACTAAAATTAATTTACCTGAAGCATCGGATATGACTGCTTATGAAAATATAATGGAGCAGACTTTATCCACATTTACGGAGCAAGGAATAGAAACATCAGTATTTGGTGATATTTTTCTGGAAGATTTGAGGAAATACAGGGAACAACAATTGGAAAAAATTGGGTGGAAAGCAGTTTTCCCTCTTTGGAAAAAAGATACCCGAAATCTGGTCTATGAATTCTTAGAACTGGGCTTCCGTACCAGAATCTGCTGTATTAATAAACAGTATCTGGATTCCGATTTTTTAGGATGTGATCTGGATGAATATCTTATTGATAAACTTCCTGAGAATGTAGATCCTTGTGGTGAAAACGGTGAGTTTCATACATTTGTATACGCAGGACCTGTATTTCAAAATAACCTGAGAATTAAGAACGGAGAAAGAGTTGAAAAATCTTATAATCATGATGGAAAGTCTTACGGATACGAGTTTTGTGATATCCTATTAGAGAATCATCAGTAGGTATATTGTTAGAAAATATTTTTTAACTTTAGATAAACATATTCTTCATGGATCAGCAGTTTAAAGATCAGGTTTTTGAAATTATCAGGATGATACCCAAAGGCAGAGTAACATCTTATGGTGCTATTGCAAAAGCTGTAGGTTACCCAAATCATTCCCGGCACGTAGGAAATGCATTACGACATTATGATGCAGATTTTCCGGCACACAGAGTTTGTAATTCGTCGGGTGTTATTACAGCTGAATCCTGTATTTCGGATTTTACTAAAAAGCTTGCCAAAGAGGGTGTAGATGTAAAGGGAAATAAAATTCAGAACTTCAGAAAAATCTTTTGGGATCCGTTAAACGAAATTTAATAATGTCAGATTTTCTCAGAAAGCATATAGAAAATATTGTCCACCTATCCGATGCGGAATATGAAGAAATCCTGGGCTTCTTTCAGCTCAGGAAATACAGAAAAAGACAATTTCTGATTCAGGAAAACCAAATGGTAAACGAATTGTTTATTGTGAAATCAGGATTGTTAAAGTGTGGTATGATTGACGATTCCGGTAAAGAACAAATATTGCAGTTTGCTACAGAAGACTGGTGGATTTCGGACTACACCGCTTTTTATAAACACCAGCCTGCACGCCTGGCTGTAGATTGTATAGAAGACAGCGAAGTTTACTCCATTACCTTTGAGCATATGAATGAGGTATGCAGAAAGATACCAAAAGCAGAACATTTTTTCCGTGTGAAAAGCAATTTAGGTTATTGTGCATTACAGGATAGGGTTCTGGCACTCATGACTAAAACAGCAAAGGAACGTTATGAGGACTTTATTCATCAGTATTCCGAATGGGGGAGCAGAATACCCAAACAACTTATTGCCAGTTA is a window of Elizabethkingia anophelis R26 DNA encoding:
- a CDS encoding SusD/RagB family nutrient-binding outer membrane lipoprotein, whose amino-acid sequence is MKNIFKAFLGLTIAVTTLSSCERDTTLLNNDGKHPSDLSSGVLLSMGQNQQFYNIDNPSVNANNYRFFVQQWSETTYTDEVNYNLITRNQPRFHFNRMYVYSLNNFKKAQDALATEVNDPGVAANKWVTNEISSIFVWENIVDTWGDVPYTEALAAVNGGFAPKYDDAKTIYADLLKRIDAAIAKINPSAKGYEVNDIVYKGDMSKWKKLANSVKLRLALNLSDVDPVTAKAAAESAIASGVMTSTADSYSFVYDGVTFTNPVFDNLVASNRDDFVPSNILVDFMNTNNDPRRDVWFTKTKDGKYLGGVYGVKNTYGNYSHVADSFKKTITPSNLLSYSEVLFMKAEGAARGFNMGDTAAGLYAAAITESMTEYGVDATKAAAYIASRPYDATNWKKSIGEESWIAMYNRAFAAWNFIRRLDNPILKNPTNSNTKGVPVRMIYSSDEYTQNEKNVKAAAAKIGGDDVTTKLFWDKN
- the argS gene encoding arginine--tRNA ligase; translated protein: MEIKKQIQDQITEIIQQKYQLEGIALEVQQNKTDFEGDFTVVIFPLVKQARKSPDALGQELGEELIAATDYIRSYQVVKGFLNLSLKNDFFISQAKNLGTDLGNLPEKKETIMVEYSSPNTNKPLHLGHVRNNLLGYSVAQILKAAGYNVIKTQIINDRGIHICKSMLAWEKFGNGETPESTGLKGDKLVGNYYVRFDQEYKKQIEELKAQGLTEEEAKKQAPIILEAQKMLLDWENGDEKVRQLWEMMNGWVYKGFNASYARMGVDFDQRQYESNTYILGKDLIQEGLDKGVLFRKDDGSVWIDLTEDGLDQKLLLRSDGTSVYMTQDLGTAVERFKDNDIQQLIYTVGNEQDYHFQVLFLVLKKLGYSWADHLHHLSYGMVELPNGKMKSREGTVVDADELMEEMYLTAKEKAQELGKMESLTEEEKEKSYETVGLGALKYYILKIDPKKKILFNPAESIDFNGNTGPFIQYTYARIQSLLNRAEYKEGNISEDYQLNASEKELLVMASQFNEVIAKAAETLSPAQVANYVYDLVKSYNSFYQNNPILNQDDEDAKQLRLKLSKVTGNIIQKALDLLGIGTVNRM
- a CDS encoding S9 family peptidase; the encoded protein is MKYSKLALIALGSVSVSLFHAQDSVTVADYKRAESRLFYKTAPLVRNVMNGLIWDKDSKGFKYNKTSSAGELTNVYVTLEKKAKTETPVQTNTKNSSSPITPPQRKNNKPGVISPDGKKLAYIDNYNLWIEDTTTHEKKQLTTDGIKDFGYATDNAGWKHSDAPILRWSPDSKKITTFQMDERNVGEMYLVTTNVGHPQLKAWKYPLPGDTILPMLHRVVIDTENGNLVRFKMKPDFHRGTLSDDIASSGTFDDIDWNPDGSEVAFVSSSRDHKNAKFRIANAKDGSIREVFEETVATQFESGRNAINWRYLPATNEVLWYSERDNWGHLYLYDAKTGKVKHQITKGDWLVANLLKVDEKNRKLYFTAAGLQKENPYFISLCSVDFSGKNFKNLTPETGTHQITLSPDGTHFIDQYSQPNVAPVSLVKKLDGTKVMDLEKADLTALEATGWKAPTPVKLKAGDGVTDVYGLLFQPAHIVAGKKYPIIDYIYPGPQGGSVGSWAFTASKGDNNALAELGAYVLVLEGTSNPYRSKSFHDMSYGNMSINTLPDQIAAIKQLAATYPIDVDKVGIWGHSGGGFATAAAMFRYPDFFKVGISESGNHDNRNYEDDWGERYNGLVENSDYASQANQLYAKNLKGKLLIAHGMMDDNVPPYNALLVIEALEKANKDYDFIAFPNSAHGFGEHTYYMMRRRWDYFTAHLLGKKHPKEFLLGPNKAK